The proteins below come from a single Ictalurus furcatus strain D&B chromosome 15, Billie_1.0, whole genome shotgun sequence genomic window:
- the nppcl2 gene encoding C-type natriuretic peptide 2, whose protein sequence is MNIAVMFICHLDGNGMECVTSQRWGLKWPLRRQISEQTSLAQDRTQHREDTRLKLQILNHQVVLRLRTFIFKLFILNTSKMASSSSRLFALFLLTAMVTQVMSRPSSRRPDSQILQDLFGSEITSLLLSQLEVTEGSAQSPALSESDRHGLSGRVVMEERLRHVPRPFLDFLTRQRKLRVWNRKGSARGCFGIKVDRIGALSGLGC, encoded by the exons ATGAATATTGCCGTAATGTTCATCTGTCATCTCGATGGTAACGGGATGGAATGTGTGACATCACAGCGCTGGGGTTTAAAATGGCCGTTGCGGCGTCAGATCTCAGAACAGACGAGTCTTGCACAGGACAGAACACAACACCGTGAAGATACGAGGCTCAAACTCCAGATATTAAACCATCAAGTGGTTCTCCGTTTgagaacttttatttttaaactatttattttaaacacatccAAGATGGCCTCTTCATCTTCCCGCCTTTTTGCTCTCTTCCTCTTAACCGCCATGGTGACACAGGTAATGAGCCGACCATCGTCAAGGAGACCAGACTCTCAG attCTACAGGATCTGTTTGGATCAGAGATCACTTCCCTCTTATTGTCCCAGCTGGAGGTCACAGAAGGCTCAGCTCAAAGCCCCGCCCTCTCCGAAAGTGATAGACATGGTCTATCAGGACGCGTTGTGATGGAAGAACGTCTCCGCCATGTGCCCCGCCCCTTCCTGGACTTCCTGACAAGGCAGAGGAAGTTACGGGTGTGGAACAGGAAGGGCTCGGCACGCGGCTGCTTTGGGATTAAAGTGGACCGTATTGGAGCGCTCAGCGGACTGGGCTGCTAA